From Cellulomonas fimi ATCC 484, a single genomic window includes:
- a CDS encoding adenosine deaminase — MRDLARLPKAHLHLHFTGSMRLSTLADLAARHGIRLPAVLLDDDPLHVPADERGWFRFQRLYDAARACVRGEDDMRRVVAEAVEDDAAEGSGRLEIQVDPTSYAPFVGGLTPALEIVLDAAREASAATGVDVGVVVAASRMRHPLDARTLARLAVRHAGDGPGEVVGFGLSNDERRGDTEAFGAAFAIARRAGLVTVPHGGELLGPAHVEEVLEHLRPDRLGHGVRSAEDPRVLDRVVAEGVALEVCPASNVSLGVYPADQDVPLRALVAAGARVALGADDPLLFRSRLLDQYETARTVHGFDDAELAALARSSIEASRASDDVRARLLRGVDAWLAQEPGLTAAS; from the coding sequence ATGCGTGACCTGGCCCGGCTGCCCAAGGCGCACCTGCACCTGCACTTCACGGGCTCGATGCGCCTGTCGACGCTCGCCGACCTCGCGGCGCGGCACGGCATCCGGCTGCCCGCGGTGCTGCTCGACGACGACCCGCTGCACGTCCCGGCCGACGAACGCGGCTGGTTCCGGTTCCAGCGCCTGTACGACGCCGCGCGGGCGTGCGTGCGGGGCGAGGACGACATGCGCCGGGTCGTCGCGGAGGCGGTCGAGGACGACGCGGCCGAGGGTTCGGGCCGGCTTGAGATCCAGGTCGACCCGACGTCGTACGCGCCGTTCGTGGGCGGGCTGACGCCCGCGCTGGAGATCGTGCTCGACGCGGCCCGTGAGGCGAGCGCCGCGACGGGCGTGGACGTCGGCGTGGTGGTCGCGGCGTCGCGGATGCGGCACCCGCTCGACGCGCGGACGCTCGCACGGCTCGCGGTGCGGCACGCCGGCGACGGCCCGGGCGAGGTCGTCGGGTTCGGGCTGTCGAACGACGAGCGCCGAGGCGACACCGAGGCGTTCGGCGCCGCGTTCGCGATCGCCCGGCGGGCGGGGCTGGTGACGGTGCCGCACGGCGGCGAGCTGCTGGGGCCCGCGCACGTCGAGGAGGTGCTGGAGCACCTGCGGCCCGACCGGCTGGGGCACGGCGTCCGCAGCGCGGAGGACCCCCGGGTGCTCGACCGCGTGGTCGCGGAGGGCGTCGCGCTCGAGGTGTGCCCCGCGTCGAACGTCTCGCTGGGCGTCTACCCCGCGGACCAGGACGTGCCGCTGCGCGCGCTCGTCGCGGCGGGCGCGCGCGTCGCGCTCGGCGCGGACGACCCGCTGCTGTTCCGGTCCCGCCTGCTCGACCAGTACGAGACCGCGCGCACGGTGCACGGCTTCGACGACGCCGAGCTGGCCGCCCTCGCGCGGTCCTCGATCGAGGCGAGCCGCGCGTCGGACGACGTCCGGGCCCGCCTGCTGCGCGGTGTCGACGCGTGGCTTGCGCAGGAGCCGGGGCTCACGGCGGCGTCCTGA
- a CDS encoding response regulator transcription factor yields the protein MTHILIAEDEERIAAFVAKGLRTAGYDATAVTTGDQALARVRAGGIDLLILDLGLPDLDGFQVLRRLRDAGHALPVIVLTARSSVTDTVTGLESGADDYMAKPFRFEELLARVRLRLRQQPQPSGEVTVLTHGPLHLDLRTRRMRVGSHEVDLSAREFALAETFLRHPGDVLTRERLLSEVWGYDFDPGSNVVDVYVRYLRRKVGAEHFDTVRGVGYRLVDATAG from the coding sequence ATGACGCACATCCTGATCGCCGAGGACGAGGAGCGGATCGCCGCGTTCGTCGCCAAGGGCCTGCGCACCGCGGGCTACGACGCGACGGCCGTCACGACGGGCGACCAGGCGCTCGCACGCGTGCGCGCGGGCGGCATCGACCTGCTCATCCTCGACCTCGGCCTGCCGGACCTCGACGGGTTCCAGGTGCTGCGGAGGCTGCGCGACGCCGGGCACGCCCTGCCGGTGATCGTGCTCACCGCGCGGTCGTCGGTGACGGACACCGTGACGGGGCTCGAGTCCGGCGCCGACGACTACATGGCCAAGCCCTTCCGGTTCGAGGAGCTGCTCGCGCGCGTGCGGCTGCGGCTGCGGCAGCAGCCCCAGCCGTCCGGGGAGGTCACGGTGCTCACGCACGGGCCGCTGCACCTGGACCTGCGCACGCGCCGGATGCGCGTCGGCAGCCACGAGGTGGACCTGTCGGCCCGCGAGTTCGCGCTCGCCGAGACGTTCCTGCGCCACCCCGGCGACGTCCTGACGCGCGAGCGGCTCCTGTCGGAGGTGTGGGGGTACGACTTCGACCCGGGCTCGAACGTCGTCGACGTGTACGTGCGGTACCTGCGCCGCAAGGTCGGTGCGGAGCACTTCGACACGGTCCGGGGCGTGGGCTACCGCCTCGTGGACGCGACGGCCGGCTGA
- a CDS encoding sensor histidine kinase translates to MRPDEPRTAAGSAPVRARGRRRLTVRVRILASVIVLAALTVLIAGATAFWLQSRETDARIDNSLTRAVAALRKVESEPDPRTEQQFTDVDGLLNAAVRNRVPGKNEGVITLQGDRLSWTAAKETHALRLDADEELVAHLARLSLTTTTTHVETFRTDVTEYRLMAAPVGIQHDPTLGLFVVAFDRSAEMRALQTTFWTYSAVGILALGAISIAAWFVVGRMLHPVRLLRDTARRVTESDLSERITVSSNDDLGDLAHTVNAMLDRLERAFGSQRELLDDVGHELRTPLTIVRGHLELLDPDDPDDVRATQALALDELDRMHRLVDDLMILATAERPDFVRLAPTDVGRLTDDVHDKARGLGERRLLVSSRADVTVRLDAQRITQAWLQLLANAYRFSPPSSTVWLGSEVVGDRLLLWVRDEGPGVPPEEEKRIFERFHRGRADRSSHGAGLGLPIVAAIAQAHHGQARVERPPGGQRCGVVFVLDLPAVDLVDGATTAPIPLPDLAEHR, encoded by the coding sequence ATGCGTCCGGACGAGCCACGCACCGCCGCCGGGAGCGCTCCCGTCCGCGCACGCGGACGCCGGCGCCTCACGGTCCGGGTGCGGATCCTCGCGTCGGTCATCGTGCTGGCGGCGCTCACGGTCCTCATCGCGGGAGCGACCGCGTTCTGGCTGCAGTCGCGCGAGACCGACGCCCGCATCGACAACTCGCTGACCCGCGCCGTCGCGGCCCTGCGGAAGGTCGAGTCCGAGCCCGACCCGCGCACCGAGCAGCAGTTCACGGACGTCGACGGGCTGCTCAACGCCGCCGTCCGCAACCGCGTGCCCGGCAAGAACGAGGGCGTCATCACCCTGCAGGGCGACCGGCTCAGCTGGACGGCGGCCAAGGAGACCCACGCGCTGCGCCTCGACGCCGACGAGGAGCTCGTCGCGCACCTCGCCCGGCTGTCCCTGACGACCACGACGACCCACGTCGAGACGTTCCGGACCGACGTGACGGAGTACCGGCTCATGGCCGCGCCGGTCGGCATCCAGCACGACCCGACGCTCGGGCTGTTCGTCGTCGCGTTCGACCGCAGCGCGGAGATGCGTGCGCTGCAGACGACGTTCTGGACCTACTCGGCGGTGGGCATCCTCGCGCTGGGCGCGATCTCGATCGCCGCGTGGTTCGTCGTCGGTCGGATGCTCCACCCGGTCCGGCTGCTGCGCGACACCGCCCGCCGGGTCACGGAGTCCGACCTGTCGGAGCGCATCACGGTCAGCAGCAACGACGACCTCGGCGACCTCGCGCACACCGTCAACGCGATGCTCGACCGGCTCGAGCGGGCGTTCGGGTCGCAGCGCGAGCTCCTCGACGACGTCGGGCACGAGCTGCGGACGCCGCTGACGATCGTGCGCGGGCACCTCGAGCTGCTCGACCCCGACGACCCCGACGACGTGCGGGCCACGCAGGCGCTCGCGCTCGACGAGCTCGACCGGATGCACCGGCTCGTCGACGACCTCATGATCCTCGCGACGGCCGAACGGCCGGACTTCGTGCGGCTCGCCCCCACCGACGTCGGCCGGCTCACCGACGACGTGCACGACAAGGCGCGCGGGCTGGGCGAGCGGCGGCTGCTCGTCTCGTCCCGCGCGGACGTCACGGTGCGCCTCGACGCGCAGCGCATCACCCAGGCGTGGCTGCAGCTGCTCGCCAACGCCTACCGCTTCTCGCCGCCCTCCTCGACCGTGTGGCTCGGCAGCGAGGTCGTCGGCGACCGCCTGCTGCTGTGGGTCCGCGACGAGGGGCCCGGGGTGCCGCCGGAGGAGGAGAAGCGGATCTTCGAGCGCTTCCACCGCGGGCGCGCGGACCGCTCGTCGCACGGTGCCGGGCTGGGGCTGCCGATCGTCGCCGCGATCGCCCAGGCGCACCACGGACAGGCGCGGGTCGAGCGCCCGCCGGGCGGGCAGCGGTGCGGTGTCGTGTTCGTCCTCGACCTGCCGGCCGTCGACCTCGTCGACGGTGCCACCACCGCACCGATCCCCCTCCCCGACCTCGCGGAGCACCGATGA
- a CDS encoding pyridoxal phosphate-dependent aminotransferase: MGAVSEQTSTPRPRVSARVAAIAESATLAVDAKAKALKAAGRPVVGFGAGEPDFPTPAYIVDAAVAAAQDPANHRYTPAAGLPALREAIAAKTLRDSGYEVSPADVLVTNGGKQAVFQAFAALLDPGDEVLLPAPYWTTYPEAIRLAGGVPVEVFAGVEQGYLVSVEQLEAARTPRTKVLLFNSPSNPTGAVYSPEQTAAIGRWALEHGIWVVTDEIYEHLTYDHAVFTPVVRVVPELADTTVVLNGVAKTYAMTGWRVGWMIGPRDVIKGATNLQSHLTSNVANVSQRAAITALTGDLSAVEEMRSAFDRRRRTMVEMLSVIDGVQIPAPQGAFYAYPSVEGLLGRTIRGVTPRTSAELASLILDEVEVAVVPGEAFGPSGYLRLSYALSDADLVEGVGRIQSLLAEAR; this comes from the coding sequence ATGGGGGCCGTGAGCGAGCAGACCTCGACCCCCCGCCCCCGCGTGTCCGCCCGTGTCGCCGCGATCGCCGAGTCGGCGACGCTCGCGGTCGACGCGAAGGCCAAGGCCCTCAAGGCCGCCGGCCGGCCGGTCGTCGGGTTCGGCGCAGGCGAGCCGGACTTCCCGACGCCCGCCTACATCGTCGACGCCGCCGTCGCCGCCGCGCAGGACCCCGCCAACCACCGGTACACCCCCGCGGCCGGCCTGCCCGCGCTGCGCGAGGCCATCGCCGCCAAGACGCTGCGCGACTCCGGCTACGAGGTGAGCCCCGCGGACGTGCTCGTCACCAACGGCGGCAAGCAGGCGGTCTTCCAGGCGTTCGCCGCGCTGCTCGACCCGGGCGACGAGGTGCTGCTGCCCGCGCCGTACTGGACGACCTACCCCGAGGCGATCCGGCTCGCGGGCGGCGTCCCGGTCGAGGTGTTCGCGGGCGTCGAGCAGGGCTACCTGGTGTCGGTCGAGCAGCTCGAGGCGGCCCGCACGCCGCGGACCAAGGTGCTGCTGTTCAACTCGCCGTCCAACCCGACGGGTGCGGTGTACTCCCCCGAGCAGACCGCCGCGATCGGCCGCTGGGCGCTCGAGCACGGCATCTGGGTCGTCACCGACGAGATCTACGAGCACCTCACCTACGACCACGCGGTGTTCACGCCCGTCGTGCGCGTCGTCCCCGAGCTCGCCGACACGACCGTCGTCCTCAACGGCGTCGCGAAGACGTACGCGATGACGGGCTGGCGCGTCGGCTGGATGATCGGCCCGCGCGACGTCATCAAGGGAGCCACCAACCTGCAGTCGCACCTGACGTCCAACGTGGCCAACGTGTCGCAGCGCGCGGCGATCACCGCGCTGACCGGCGACCTGTCCGCCGTCGAGGAGATGCGCTCGGCCTTCGACCGGCGCCGCCGCACGATGGTCGAGATGCTCTCGGTCATCGACGGCGTCCAGATCCCTGCGCCGCAGGGCGCGTTCTACGCCTACCCCTCGGTCGAGGGTCTGCTCGGGCGCACGATCCGCGGGGTCACGCCGCGCACGTCGGCCGAGCTCGCGAGCCTGATCCTCGACGAGGTCGAGGTCGCGGTCGTGCCCGGCGAGGCCTTCGGGCCCAGCGGGTACCTGCGGCTGTCGTACGCGCTGTCCGACGCGGACCTCGTCGAGGGTGTCGGGCGGATCCAGTCGCTGCTCGCCGAGGCGCGCTGA
- the secE gene encoding preprotein translocase subunit SecE, whose amino-acid sequence MSETAPAAASDARSPKSVKDEKKRGLFARIALFWRQVVAELKKVVRPTRSDLITYTTVVLVFVAVVMAFVTVVDLGIGKLTFWVFGG is encoded by the coding sequence GTGAGCGAAACCGCACCCGCCGCGGCGTCCGACGCGCGCTCGCCCAAGTCCGTCAAGGACGAGAAGAAGCGCGGGCTGTTCGCGCGCATCGCGCTCTTCTGGCGCCAGGTCGTCGCCGAGCTCAAGAAGGTCGTCCGCCCCACCCGCTCCGACCTCATCACGTACACGACGGTCGTCCTCGTGTTCGTCGCGGTCGTGATGGCCTTCGTCACGGTGGTCGACCTCGGCATCGGCAAGCTGACCTTCTGGGTCTTCGGGGGCTGA